A window of Chitinophaga sp. MM2321 contains these coding sequences:
- the paaC gene encoding 1,2-phenylacetyl-CoA epoxidase subunit PaaC, with product MIHNAALTDLIIKMADDELILGHRNSEWTGLGPVMEEDIAFSSMAQDKIGHAWALYRVLQEDLGGSDPDHFAFMRSGDAYRCSHLVELPNGAYDFSLMRHFLFDQAETVRYESLQDSSFEPFRQLGKKVKGELKYHTLHANAWIMQLSNAGEESHARMQAALHNTIALAAGIFETSPEYEDALIAAKVYPGEKELYSRWLDRIYPVLVKSSLNLPELSSISPVYGGRQGIHTEYLSPLLKEMGEVFNLDTEASW from the coding sequence ATGATCCATAACGCAGCACTCACAGATCTGATCATAAAAATGGCTGATGATGAACTGATTCTGGGGCACCGGAATTCCGAATGGACCGGCCTGGGTCCTGTGATGGAAGAAGACATTGCTTTTTCTTCCATGGCGCAGGATAAAATAGGCCATGCATGGGCGTTGTACCGGGTGTTGCAGGAAGACCTGGGCGGTAGTGATCCGGATCATTTCGCCTTTATGCGATCCGGAGATGCGTATAGATGTTCGCATCTTGTAGAGCTGCCCAATGGTGCTTATGATTTCAGCCTGATGCGGCATTTCCTGTTTGACCAGGCAGAAACGGTGAGGTATGAAAGTTTGCAGGACAGTAGCTTTGAGCCGTTCCGGCAGCTCGGTAAAAAAGTGAAAGGGGAATTAAAATATCATACCCTGCATGCAAACGCCTGGATCATGCAGCTGAGTAATGCGGGCGAAGAAAGTCATGCCCGTATGCAAGCCGCGTTGCATAATACGATTGCGCTGGCAGCAGGCATTTTCGAAACGTCACCCGAATATGAAGATGCGCTGATAGCAGCGAAAGTATATCCCGGCGAAAAGGAATTATATAGCCGCTGGCTGGATCGTATTTATCCGGTGCTGGTGAAGTCGTCCCTTAATTTGCCGGAACTGAGCAGTATTTCGCCGGTGTATGGCGGGCGACAGGGAATTCATACGGAGTACCTGTCACCCTTGTTAAAGGAAATGGGAGAAGTATTTAACCTGGATACGGAGGCCAGCTGGTAA
- the paaA gene encoding 1,2-phenylacetyl-CoA epoxidase subunit PaaA yields MYGGGYIFDEPDGKQLREEQLHDEPEKLAVFEDRIARGEKIEPGDWMPVEYRRQLIRLIEQHAHSEVIGALPEGTWITRAPGFKRKLALIAKVQDEIGHGQLLYNAAETLGKSREAMINDLLSGKSKYSNVFNYPAKTWADVTVIGFLIDAAAIVNQVANAKGSYGPYCRALERICYEESFHLKQGHDALIDLATGTPAQKEMLQDALNRWWQPIMHFFGPPDKKSTHSEKLMQWRVKMASNDDMRNQFLDSYVPKIWELGLTLPDPALRKNPDTGRWEYTDPDWDEFFRVINGGGPCNEERLQVRKWAEEHGRWVRKALMDPTEKRALPVA; encoded by the coding sequence ATGTACGGCGGCGGATATATTTTTGACGAGCCAGACGGAAAACAGTTGCGGGAAGAACAGCTACACGATGAGCCGGAAAAGCTGGCTGTTTTTGAGGATCGTATTGCCAGGGGGGAAAAGATAGAACCCGGCGACTGGATGCCTGTGGAATACCGCAGACAGCTGATCCGTTTGATAGAACAACATGCACACTCTGAAGTGATCGGCGCTTTACCGGAAGGTACCTGGATTACGCGCGCCCCTGGCTTCAAACGTAAGCTGGCGCTCATTGCAAAGGTGCAGGATGAAATAGGCCACGGGCAATTGCTGTACAATGCTGCAGAAACCCTGGGTAAATCCAGGGAAGCGATGATCAACGACCTGCTGAGTGGCAAATCCAAATATTCCAATGTATTTAACTATCCGGCCAAAACCTGGGCGGATGTTACCGTGATCGGCTTCCTGATAGATGCAGCCGCCATCGTAAACCAGGTAGCAAATGCCAAGGGCTCCTACGGCCCTTACTGCCGGGCGCTGGAGCGTATCTGCTATGAAGAAAGCTTTCACCTGAAACAGGGGCATGATGCGCTTATAGACCTGGCTACCGGCACACCTGCCCAAAAGGAGATGTTGCAGGACGCATTGAATCGTTGGTGGCAGCCTATCATGCACTTCTTCGGGCCGCCGGATAAAAAATCGACGCACAGTGAAAAGCTGATGCAATGGCGGGTGAAAATGGCCAGCAATGATGATATGCGCAACCAGTTCCTGGATTCCTATGTGCCCAAAATATGGGAGCTGGGATTAACATTACCGGATCCGGCGCTGCGCAAAAATCCGGATACCGGCCGCTGGGAATATACAGATCCTGATTGGGACGAATTTTTCCGGGTGATCAATGGCGGCGGGCCTTGCAATGAAGAACGGCTACAGGTGCGTAAATGGGCAGAAGAACATGGGCGTTGGGTACGCAAGGCATTGATGGATCCTACAGAAAAACGTGCATTGCCCGTGGCATAA
- the paaD gene encoding 1,2-phenylacetyl-CoA epoxidase subunit PaaD has protein sequence MSQTISIEAVYRSLEHVMDPEIPVLSVIDLGMITGVELTGTEAVLIKMIPTFAACPAVTYIQRNIKTIVEKELGIAVTVATDKNVHWQSNRMTEAAKEKLKTFGIAPPQLLEGEVRAEIMLHTPCPHCGSEATYLRSPFGSTLCRAIHYCKSCGQVFEQFKPLE, from the coding sequence ATGTCACAAACAATTTCGATAGAAGCGGTGTATCGTTCCCTGGAACATGTGATGGACCCGGAAATACCGGTATTAAGTGTTATTGACCTGGGTATGATTACGGGGGTAGAACTGACGGGAACGGAAGCGGTACTTATAAAAATGATCCCCACATTTGCTGCCTGTCCGGCGGTTACCTATATACAGCGGAATATCAAAACAATTGTAGAAAAAGAACTCGGTATAGCCGTTACCGTAGCAACAGATAAAAATGTACACTGGCAGAGCAACCGGATGACAGAAGCCGCCAAAGAGAAGCTGAAAACCTTTGGTATAGCGCCGCCACAATTACTGGAAGGCGAGGTACGGGCAGAAATTATGTTGCATACACCTTGTCCGCATTGCGGTAGTGAGGCTACCTATCTACGTTCACCTTTTGGTTCCACACTTTGCCGCGCTATCCATTATTGTAAATCCTGCGGACAGGTATTTGAGCAATTCAAACCATTGGAGTAA
- a CDS encoding 1,2-phenylacetyl-CoA epoxidase subunit B, producing MSNESLDPRVNRLKLGAAGEVITVAAGENWNIYEVFHQEKRGAHHEHVGCVHAPDPQLALVFAKEQFGRRKKCVNLWVVRSADILAFDTEDEDMFANNLEKTYRDASGFKVMEKINKFKQSK from the coding sequence ATGTCTAACGAGTCTTTAGATCCGCGCGTAAACAGATTGAAACTGGGAGCAGCCGGAGAAGTGATCACAGTAGCAGCCGGAGAGAACTGGAACATATATGAAGTCTTTCACCAGGAGAAAAGAGGCGCCCATCATGAACATGTTGGCTGTGTACACGCACCGGATCCTCAACTGGCACTGGTGTTTGCAAAGGAACAATTTGGCCGCCGGAAAAAATGTGTGAATCTCTGGGTAGTAAGGAGTGCGGATATACTGGCATTTGATACAGAAGATGAAGATATGTTTGCCAACAACCTGGAGAAAACCTACCGCGATGCCAGCGGATTTAAAGTGATGGAGAAGATCAACAAATTCAAACAATCCAAATGA